A genomic window from Deltaproteobacteria bacterium includes:
- a CDS encoding 30S ribosomal protein S12, translating into MPTINQLVRKGRLTAAERSNSPALERCPQKRGVCLRVYTTTPKKPNSALRKVARVRLTNGVEVTVYIPGEGHNLQEHSVVLIRGGRVKDLPGVRYHIIRGKLDSVGVQDRRKSRSKYGTKRPK; encoded by the coding sequence ATGCCCACGATAAACCAGTTGGTGCGGAAGGGCCGTCTCACCGCGGCGGAACGGAGCAACTCGCCGGCGCTGGAGCGCTGCCCGCAGAAGCGGGGAGTCTGCCTCCGTGTGTACACCACCACTCCGAAGAAGCCGAATTCGGCCCTCCGGAAAGTCGCCCGCGTGCGCCTTACCAACGGCGTCGAGGTGACCGTGTACATCCCGGGCGAAGGGCATAACCTTCAGGAACATTCAGTCGTGTTGATCCGGGGGGGGAGGGTGAAAGACCTCCCCGGCGTCCGGTATCACATCATACGCGGAAAGCTGGATTCCGTTGGTGTCCAGGACAGACGGAAGTCGCGGTCGAAGTACGGTACCAAGCGACCCAAATAG